A window of Chthoniobacterales bacterium genomic DNA:
CGGGACCATTACTCGAGGCCGACGGTCTGGCTCCTCTGGGTGCTTTGCGAACTGGCGATCGCGGCCTGCGATCTGGCCGAGGTGATCGGCTCCGCGATCGCGCTGCAGCTGCTTTTTGGCATTCCGCTCGTCTGGGGCTGCATCATCACGTGCCTCGATGTGCTCGCGGTGCTGTATCTGCAGAACAAGGGGTTCCGCTACGTCGAGGCGCTTGTCGTCGTGCTCATCGCGACCATCGGCACGTGTTTCGCCGCCGAGTTGTTCTTTGCAAAGCCGAGCCTGACGGGCGTGATGCTTGGCTTCGTGCCGTCGGCAGACATCCTCAAGGACCAGAGCAAGCTCTACGTGGCCATCGGCATCCTCGGCGCGACCGTGATGCCGCATAATCTCTACCTGCACTCGTCCATCGTGCAGACGCGCAACTTCGAGCGCACCCCGCAGGGCAAGCGCGAGGCGATCAGGTTCGCGACGATCGATTCGTCCGCTGCGCTGATGTTCGCGCTCTTCATCAACGCGGCGATCCTCATCCTCGCGGCCGCGGTTTTCCACGGCACGGAGCACCAGGACGTCGCGGAGATTCAGGACGCCTATCATCTGCTCAGTCCCACGCTCGGCGTCGGCATCGCGAGCACGCTCTTCGCCCTCGCGCTGCTCGCCTCGGGCCAGAATGCGACGCTCACCGGCACGCTCGCCGGCCAGATCGTGATGGAGGGCTTCCTGAATTTTCGGATCACGCCGTGGCTGCGGCGGCTCGTTACTCGCGGCATTGCGATCGTTCCGGCGGTGTGCGTGATCGGCTTCTACGGCGAGAAGCACGCGACCGATCTGCTTGTTGCCAGCCAGGTGGTGCTGAGCATGCAGCTTGGCTTCGCGGTGTGGCCGCTGCTGCGGTTCACCGGCGCAAAGACCAAGATGGGTGAGTTTGTGAATCCGCTCTGGATCAAGATCCTCGGCTGGACGACGGCATTCATCATCATCACGCTGAATCTCAAGCTGCTCTTCGATTTTTTCGCGCCGGAAGTCGTCCGCCGTGCGGTTTACGGCCCGCTCGGCATCCCCCTCGAATAAGGTCATGTATCGCACCATCCTCATCCCTGTCGAAAACGGACCCGCGGACGAAACGATCCTCGCGCACATGCGGTCGCTCGCGAAACTCACCGACGCCAACCTTATTCTCATCCACGTCGCCGACGGCTGGGCGGCGCGAAACTTTCAGCAGCTCAATCTCGCCGAGAGCGAGGAGATCAAGGCCGATCGCGCCTACCTCGAGCGCCGCGCGGAGGAACTGCGGACTGAGGGATTCACGGTGGAATATGTGCTCGCGATGGGGGAGCCGTCCGCACAGATCGTGAAGTTCGTGCAGGAAAACGACGTCGATCTCGTGGCAATGGCGACGCACGGCCATCGGTTGCTGGGCGACATCATCCACGGCAGCACCGCGGACAAGGTGCGGCATCTCGTGAGCGTGCCGGTGCTGTTGCTGAAGGCGCCGAACGCGGCGTGAATCAATCCGCGCCGAGGTAGGCGGCGCGAATCTCGTCGTTCGCGCGGAGGGCGGCGCAGTCGTCCTGGAGCACGATGCGGCCGGTCTCGAGCACGTAGCCGTAGTGCGAGATTTCCAGGGCGAGGTTGGCGTTCTGTTCGACGAGCAGGATGGTGAGGCCGGTTTGCCGGTTGATCTCGACGATCTTGGAAAAGATCGTCTGGACGAGGATCGGCGCGATGCCGAGCGAGGGCTCGTCGAGCATGAGGCACTTCGGCCGGCTCATGAGCGCGCGACCGATGGCAAGCATCTGCTGCTCGCCTCCGCTCAGCGTGCCGGCGCTTTGTTTGGCGCGTTCCTTGAGGCGGGGAAAGACGGTGAAGATGCCGTCGAGGTCGGCGGGAAAATTCTTTTTGTCGCGCCGGAGGTAGGCGCCCATCTGGAGATTTTCCAACACGGTGAGATTGGAAAAGACCATGCGCCCCTCGGGGGATTGGGCGATGCCGCGGGCGACGATTTCGTGGGGCGGGAGATTCGTGATCGGAACGCCGTCGAACATGATGCTGCCGGACTTTGCCTTGATGAGGCCGGAGATCGTGCGGAGCGTCGTGGATTTTCCCGCGCCGTTCGCGCCGATGAGCGTGACGATCTTCCCGGCGGGCACGTCGAGCGAGATGCCGTGGAGGGCGGCAATGGAACCGTAGTGGACGTGAAGGTCGCGGATCTCAAGCATGGCTGGCTTCCTTGCCGAGGTAGGCCTCGATGACCTTCGGATTGCTTTTGATTTCCGCGGGGGTGCCTTCGGCGATCTTGATGCCGTAATCGAGCACGGCGATGCGCTGGCAGATTCCCATGACGACTTTCATGTCGTGTTCGACGAGCAGGACGGCGATGCGGAATTTTTCCTGCACGAAACGGATGAGGTTCATGAGCTCGACCTTTTCCGTGGGGTTCATTCCCGCGGCGGGTTCGTCGAGGAGGAGGAGTTTCGGCCGGGTGGCGAGGGCGCGAACGATTTCCAATCGGCGTTGGTCGCCGTAGGGCAGGCTCTTGCTGGGGGCATCGTGGAGGTCGGCGAGGCCAAAGATGCCGAGCAGCTCCATGGTCTTCGCGCGGATTTCCTCCTCCTCGCGGTGGAAGCCGGGGCCGCGGACGAGCGCGTGGGCGATGCCGTGGCGCAGGTGCATGTTCAAAGCGGTGCGAACGTTGTCGAAGACGCTGAGCGAGCCGAAGAGGCGGATGTTCTGGAACGTGCGGGCGATGCCGCGCGAGGTGATGCGGTAGGGGCGGCGGCCGGCGACGGGATGGCCGGCAAAGGAAATGGCGCCGGCGGTGGGTCGGTAGACGCCGGTGATGAGATTGAAGGCGGTGGTCTTGCCGGCGCCATTGGGACCGATGAGGCCGACCATCTCGCCGTCGTCGATGGTGAAATCGAGATCGGTGACGGCTTTCAGGCCGCCGAACTGGATCGTGACCTTGTCGAGTTGCAGCAGCCGGCTCATGTCTCGGGCGCGGGCCGCGGCTTGCGGCGGAACGGAAGGCGGAAGCCGCCGAGCAGGCCCTGCGGGCGAAGGATCATCATGACGATGAGCAGCAGGGAGAAGATGATCATGCGATACTCTTCGAACTGGCGGAGAAATTCGTTGAGGATGGTGAGCAGGATGGCCGCAAGCACGACGCCGAAGGTGCTGCCCATGCCGCCGAGGATGACCATGACGACGACGTCCACGGACTTGAGAAAATTGAAGCCCTCGGGGGTGATGTAGGTGATGAAGTGTGCGTAGAGGCCGCCCGCGATGCCGGCGAAGAACGCTCCGATGACGAAGGCGTTGACCTTGTATTTGGTCGTGTTGATGCCCATGGCCTCGGCGGCAATCTCGTCGTCGCGCACTGCGAGGAAGCCGCGGCCGTAGGTGGAGTTCACGAGGTTCGCGATCACGTAGATCGTGAGGGCGGCGAGCGTATAGGTCCAAAAAAACGTCGTATAGGCGGGAATGCCGCCGATGCCGCGCGGGCCGCCGACGGCGTCGGTATTCTGGATGACGACGCGGATAATCTCGCCGAAGCCCAGCGTGACGATGGCGAGGTAGTCGCCACGCAACCGCAGCGAGGGGACGCCGACGAGGAGGCCGGTGAAGGCGGCCGCGCCGCCGCCGACCGCGAGCGCAAGCAGGAAGAGGACGGAGATGGCTGCGGTGCCGCTGCCGATCGCGTGGAGGATCGGGGGGCCGGCGAACATCGTGACGGCGCTCGATGCGTAGGCGCCGACAGCCATGAAGCCGGCGTGGCCGAGCGAAAACTGGCCGGTGTGGCCATTCACGAGATTCAGGCTTACCGCGAGGATGATGTTGATCCCGATGAGCATGAGGATGTTCATCGCGTAGTCGTCGATCTGGTCGGAGATCATCGACACGCCAAGGCTGGCGGCGATGGCGGCGAGGAGTGCGGCGTGGGACCAGTATTTCATCAGACCTTTTCGCGCTCCGCCTTGCCGAGGAGGCCGGAGGGTTTGACGAGCAGGATGAGGATGAGGATGACGAACGCGACGGCGTCGCGGTAGCCGGGCGGGATGCCGATGTTCTTGCTGTAGCCGACGCAGAGCGTCTCGATCACGCCGAGGAGGATGCCGCCGAGGGCCGCGCCGGGGATGTTGCCGATGCCGCCGAGCACGGCGGCGACGAAGGCCTTGATGCCGGGCAGCACGCCCATGAAGGGATCGATGGCCGAGTAGAGCAGCGCGTAGAAAATGCCGGCCGCGCCGGCGAGGGCGGAGCCTAGGCCGAAGGTGAAGGAGATGACAACGCTGTTATTCACGCCCATGAGCGCGGCGGCGGTGGGATTGAGCGAGAGCGCGCGCATTGCGAGGCCCATGCGGGTCTTCATCACGATGAAGCGCAGGCCGACGAGCAGCGCGAGGGTGACGCCGAGGACGATGAGTTGCTCCGCAGTGACCGCCGGCACGCCGTTGCCGCCGAAGGTGCGGTTCTCGACGAGATTCGGGAAGCCGCGCGGCGCCGCGCCGAAGACCAGCTGCGCGGTGTATTCGAGGAAGAGCGAGACGCCGATGGCGGTGATGAGGACGATGAGGCGCGGGCGGCTGCGGAGCGGCTTATACGCGAGCTTCTCGATGAGAATGCCGAGCGCGGCGCAGGCGGCCATCGCGCCGACGAGAATGATCAGGGCGCTGAGGATTGGCGGCACGCCGACGAGCAGCGGGGACAGCCATTTGAAGAAATACAGACCGGCGAAGGCGCCGACCATGAAGACGTCGCCGTGCGCGAAGTTGATGAAGCGCAGGACGCCATACACCATCGTGTAGCCGAGGGCGATGAGGGCGTAGATGGAGCCGAGGGAAAGCCCGTTGATGAGTTGCTGCCCGAGATTTTCCCAGTTCACGCGCGGCTCGGCTCAGGGCTTCACGGTCTCGACGTAGCGGAACTTGCCGTCCTTGATCGTGAGGATGACGGCGGGCTTGTTCGCGTTGCGTTCGGCGTCGAGCGTGATGGAGCCGGTGACCGCAGGGTAATCTTTCGTAGCGGCGATGGCGTCGCGGAGCGGCTTCGAGTCGGTCGTGCCGGCAGTCTTGATCGCATTCGCGAGGATCATCGCGGAGTCGTAGCCGAGCGCGGCCATGGCGTCGGGTTCCTCTTTATACCTGGCCTTGAAGCGTTTGATGAATTCCTGGATGACGGGCGACTGGTCCTCAGCGGAGAAGTGGTTCGAGAAGAAGTTGCCTTCCATCGCGGCGCCGGCGACCTCGACGAGCGAGGGGGAGTCCCAGCCGTCGCCGCCGAGGAGCGGGACGTTGAGTCCGAGCTCGCGGGCCTGGCTGGCGATGAGGCCGGCTTCGTTGTAATAGCCCGCGACGAGGATGGCCTGCGGATTCGTGCCGGCGATGGAGGTGAGCTGCGCCTTGAAGTCCTTGTCGCCGGAGCTGTAGCTCTGCTCGCTGACGATCGTGCCGCCGTTCGCGGTGAAGTATTTCTTGAAGAACTCGGCGAGTCCAACGGCGTAATCCTGCTTCACGTCGGTGAGGACGGCGACGTTCTTCCAGCCTTTCGCCAGGGCGAACTTTGCCAGCACGGTGCCCTGAAAGGGATCGATGAAGCAGATGCGGAAGATATAATCGCCGACCTGGGTGACCTTGGGATTCGTCGATGCCGGGGAGATCATGGGGATCTTGTTCTGCTGGGCGATCGGGCCGGCCTCGAGCGAGCGGGAGGACGCGACCTCACCGAGCAGGGCGACAATGCCGTCGCGGGAGATCATCTTGCGGACGACGGTGGCGGGCTCGCCGGCCTTGGATTGATCGTCCTCGGTGACGAGTTTCACCTTCTTGCCGAGCAGGCCGCCGGCAGCGTTGATCTCGTCGATGGCCATCTGCGTGCCCTTGTGAGAAGACTGGCCAAAGCTGGCGGTGCCGCCGGTGAGGGCGGCGAATTCACCGACGACGATCTCGTTGGCGGGGGCTTTCGGGCCGGTTTTCTTGCAGCCGGCGAGCAGCGCGGCGGCGAGGAGGGTGGCGACGACGAACGTCTGTTTCATTGCGCGGAACGTAGGAAGTCGCCCGCGACAGATCAACGGTTAAGTGCCAGTCGGCGGGAAACTTTCAGCCCATCTGTCGCTTGACGAGGTGCCCGAGGATGGCGATGGCCTGGTCGATCTTCCGGGACCAGGGGAAGCCGCAGCTCAGACGGATGAAATTCCCGTAGCAGCGCGCGGTGGAGAAAATCGGACCGGGCACGATACTGACGTTCTCGGCGAGGGATTCCCGGTGCAGGCGGACGGCGTCCACGCGGCGGTCCATTTCCACCCAGAGAACGAAGCCGCCCTCGGGCCGGGTGATGCGCACGCCCTCGGGGAAGCACTCGGCGACGGCCTCGCTGACACGGGCGACCTGCGAGGCATAGGTGCGGCGAATGGCGCGCAAATGATGGTCGTAGCCGCCCTCGGTGAGAAACGAATCGATTGCCAGCTGCGTGGGCGCGGTGGCGGAGACGGTGGAGGCGAACTGGCGGCGCTTGATGTCCTCGAACCACCGGCCGGGGCAGATCCAGCCGACGCGGTAGCCGGGGGCGAGCGTCTTCGAGAACGAGCTGCAGAGCAGCACGAGGCCCTTCCGGTCGTAGCTCTTCGCGGTGCGGGGGCGATTGCCGTGATGAACGAGGTCGCCGTAGATGTCGTCCTCGATGAGGGGGATCTCACGCTTCGCCAGCAGGGTGACGAGGCGCTCCTTGTGCGAATCCGGCATGCAGCTGCCGAGCGGGTTGCTGAAATTCGAGACGACGAGCACCGCGGCGGGGCGCGTGGTTTTCAACTCCGTTTCGAGCGCGTCGAGGTCGAGGCCGGTCTTCGGATCGGTCGGAATTTCGACAGCTTTCAGGCCGAGATTCGCGAGCTGCTCGACGATGCCGTAGTAAACGGGCGACTCCACCACGACGGTGTCGCCGGGTTTCGCCACGGCCTGGAGCGCGAGGTTCAGGGCGTCCATGCAGCCGTTCGTGATGATCACCTCCTCTGGGCCGAGCGCGCAGCCGGAGTCGGAACTGCGCTGGGCGATGTGGCGCCGAAGAGGCTCGTAGCCGGGCGGCATGGCATAGGAAATCGCCTCGGCGCCACGTTCGCGGGCGGCGCGGGAAAGCAGGCGCGAGAGCCGGGCGACCGGCAGCAGCTCCGGGCTCGGGCAGGCGGCGCCAAGCGGAATGATGTCCGGCCGCGAGGCGGCCTCGAAGATGAGATTGAGGATTTTCTTGTCCTCCGCGGCGTTGGCGCGGAGCGCCGGCAGGGTCGCCGCGGGCAGGGCAATGCGGTCCTGCCAGCGATTCCGCACGAAAAATCCGGATTTCGGCCGCGCCTCGATCAGGCCGCGGTTCTCCAGCTCGAGATAGGCGCGCACCGCGGTCGTGAGGCTGACGCCGTGCGCCGTGGCCGTGCGTCTCACGGAGGGGACGCGTTCGCCGGCGCGCAGCGTGCCGGACTCGATCATGTGGCCGATCTTGTCGGTGAGAGATTGGTGGAGGAAGCGAGGTTTTCCGGGCATGGCACAGATTTCAGATCTGAAATCTGTATATATGAAAGATTCTGAATTCTGAATCTGTATTTATTTTTTATTTCAACGAGGATGGTTCCATGAGCACTTTTGAACTGCCGACCGAAGAGGGAACCCGGAGCTGGGCTGCGCTGCGCCATGCGGCCGTGGCCCGGGGAGCGCGCGGCCTGGCCCGGGGCGGGTTGATCCATGCCGAGATCCCGGCCGGCGGACACGCTCGCTGTCAGGAAGGATGTGTCTGGGTGACCGCGGATACGGTTTCGGGCGACATCATCTTGCACGCCGGCGAGTCGCGGCAATTTGCGCGGCATTCGCGCGTGCTGGTGGAGGCTCTGGAAGACTCTCGCGTGCGGCTTGGGGCCTAGACGGGCCTCAGCTCGGGGAGGGCGTCGGGATTCCAGGGATTCACGGTGCAGCCGGAGGCGCGGATCGCTTCGGCGGTGCCGCGGGCGAGGCCGAGCACGGTATCCACGTCGAGATGCAGATGCTGCGGGGCGTAGGGGGCGAGGTTTGCCGCCGCGAGATCGAAAAGCCGTGAAGCCGGCGGGAGGCGGCGGCCATGCTTCGCGTGGGAGGGGTGCTCGTAATGCTTGCGGAGGTGGACGAAGCCGCCCGCGAGCTGGATGAGGCCCTTGTAGAAAAGCTCGTTTTCGTCCGAACACTGGAGCCAGAGGTGCTCGAGGACATCGTGCGCTTCGTAATACTCGCCGCGATTGAAGCAGGTGAAGTAGCCGGCGTAGCACGGGTGCAGCCCGGTGGCCTCGCCGGTGTGCAGCGAGGTGACGAACTCCTCCATGCGATCGAATTTTTTCATGCGTCGGCGGGGCAAAGTATGTGCTATCTCGTGGGGTTTGCAGAATTCTTTTCGCTCCCAACTTCCATGCGGCCCGGCGTCGCAACAAGGAGATCGCCCATGAATGGCTGGGCCTGGGGGGTGCTTGTGCTTGGAATTCTTCTCGCCGTGGCCTCGGCGGGGCTGTCGGCCGTCGAGATGGCGATCTTCTCGATGAACGATGAGCGCCGGCGCAAATTGCGCCTCCGCGACGCCGGTCGCGCCGAGCTTTTTGGAAAATTGATCCGGCATCCGGACGAGTTGGCGAACACGCTGTTGCTGGCGAACACGCTGATGAACCTGCCGCTGCTCGTTCTCCTGCTCGTGCTCGTCGAGATGCTCGGGTATGCGGACACGCTCTCGGGTTGGGGCATGCTCGGCGTGGGATTCGGTGTGGTCGTCGTGCTGTGCGATCTCCTCCCGAAACTCGTCGCGCTGGCGGCGCCGGTGCGCACGACGCGGCTCGGCCTGCCCTTCGTGAAGGCGCTGCTGCCGGCGCTGGAACCCGCCACAGCCTTTCTTCAGCGGCTGAGCGAGGCGGTCGTGCGTCGCATCGTGCCGCGGAAAGTCGCGCCGTTGAAATATCTCACCGACGAGGAGCTCGAGACGCTCGTGAAGATTGGGCGCGAGGAGGGAACGTTCGACGAGGTCGAGAGCCGGCTGCTGCGCGAGGTGATGAAGCTCCGGGGCGAGTCGGCCCGGCATTGCATGACGCCGCGCGTCGACGCCTTCACGCTGCCCGACAATCTCACCAATGCCGAGGCGGCGGAGGCGGTCCGCCGCAAGCGCTACCGCTTCGTGCCGGTGCGTGGCGAGACGCCGGACGACATCCTTGGCCTGCTGAACGTGAAGGATTTCCTGCTTCACCCGAGCGCGTCGCATTACACGGAGCGGCTGCTGCCGCCGTCGTTCGTGCCGGAGACGACCAAGGCGCTCGACCTGCTGCGCGGATTCCTGAATCACCGCCAGCACCTCGCCATCCTGCTCGATGAATATGGCGGCATCGAGGGGCTCGTGACGCTCTCGGATCTCACCGAGGAGTTGCTCGGCGAGGCTGGGCCGAGCGCGCGAAACGAACTTTACATCGAGCGTCTCGGCGAAGATCGCCTGCTCGCCGCAGGTGGCGCGGGCATCGACGATGTCGCCGAGCAGATCGGCATCGAGCTGGGCGGAAAGGACATCGAGACGGTGGGCGGCCTCGTGGTCGAGCATTTTGGAAACGTGCCGCCGCCCGGGCAGTCGTTCCTCGTCGAGGACTGGCGATTCACCGTGCGCCGGGCCACCCGCAAGCGCGTGCGCGAGGTGCTCATCGAGCGGGTTCCGTCCGCGGGAGCCGGAGGAGGGGAGGGCGTATGATCTGGATGATCTTCGGGCTCTGCCTGCTCGTGTCGTTTGTTTTCTCGGGCATCGAATCCGGCGTGTTGTCGGTGAATCGCGTGCGGCTGCGCCACCATGCCCTCAACGGCGAGGAGGCGGCGCAAAAACTCGACGATCTGCTCCGGCACATGGAGCGGTTGATGACGACGGTCGTGCTCATCACCAACGGCGCGAATGTCGTGGCCATCACGGTGCTCTACATGCAGCTCACGGATGGCCTTGGGCCGCTCGGCGCCGTGGTCGCGCTCCTGGTGGCGCTGCCCCTGTTCGTGTTCGGACTCGAGTTCCTGCCGAAGGCGTTTTTCCGGCGATTCCCGTATCGGACGCTGGTCGTCTTCGCTCGCATTCTCACGGTGGCCGACTGGCTGCTCGCGCCGGTGGTGAAGCCGGGCATGATGTTGCTCCGGCCGTTCCTGCGCGCGAGCCGCGAGGCCGAGAGCGGACGCATCGTTTCCATCGAGGCTCTCAAGCGCACGATGCAGAATACGGAGGCGCTCGGCCTGCGTTCCACCGCGGAACGGCTCATGATCGAGCACATCGTGGATTTCCGGCCGCTCAAGGCTGGCGATCTCATGCTGCCGCTCGATCGCGTGCCGCAGGTCGGCCCCGATACGCTCGTCGCGGATCTCCTGCGACAGGCCTCGAGCCTCGACGCCAGCCGCTTTCTCGTCGTCGAGCCCGACGGCGCCGTGAGCGGCATCGTGCGGGTGATCGATCTGCTCTTCGACGGCGTTCGCACCGGCCGGGTGCAATCCTCCATGCGCCGCGTCGTCACGGTCGACCGCGACGAGCGCGCCATGGAGGCGCTTCAGCGGCTCCGCGCGGCCCGCCTGCCCCTGGCGGTGGTGCTCGATGCGGCCCGCCGCCCGATCGGGGAATTGACGAGCGAACACCTCGTGCAGCGCTTGCTCGGCGGCGCCCGGTAAAAATCCCGGCGGAAATCGGGCGGAGTCGGCTTGCCTCGCGCGGGCGGTTGCCATTTACTCCCCGATCATGTCCACCGACGGTCTCTATTCGCGCAAAAATCCCTTCCCCGCCACCATGACGGTCAACCGCAAGCTCACGCTGGGCGGATCGGAGAAGGACACGCGGCATTTCGAGATTTCGCTCGCCGGGTCGGGCCTCGATTACGAAGTCGGCGACTCCCTCGGGGTTTTCCCGAAAAATGACCCCGCGCTCGTCGAGAAGCTGCTCGAGACCCTCGGTTTCAGTGGTGACGAAGTCGTGCCGAGCGCCGACAAGGTCGAGATGCCGCTGCGGAAGGCGCTTTCCGAGAGCTACATCATCACCGCGCCGGACAAGAAGCTCCTCGGCGCCATCGCGGAGAAGGATTCCTCGGCCACGTTCCTCAAGGACCTCCTCGATCCCGCCTTCAAGACGAATCTCGACGAATACCTCTGGGGCCGTGACGTCCTCGATCCGCTCCTCGAGTTCACCGCGGCGAAGTTCGAGCCGCTGGAATTCGTGAGCTACCTGCGCAAGCTCCAGCCGCGCCTCTACTCGATTTCTTCGTCGCGCAAGGTCGTCGGCGAAAACGTCCACCTCACCGTTGCCGTGGTGCGTTACAACGCCTTCAACCGTCCCCGTGGCGGTGTGGCTTCGACGTTCCTGGCCGAACGCTCCGACGGTGAGGGCGCGATTCCCGTCTTCTACCACACCGCGAAGCACTTCCGCGTGCCAGAGGATCCCGCGACGAACATGATCATGGTCGGGCCCGGCACGGGCATCGCGCCGTTCCGCGCGATGATCCAGGAGCGCGCGGCTTCCGGCGCGACCGGCGAGAACTGGCTCTTCTTCGGCGAGCAGCGCTCGTCGAGCGATTTCTTCTACCGCGACGAATTCGAGAAATACCAGGCCGACGGTGTGCTCACGAAATTCGACACCGCGTTCTCGCGGGATCAGGACTTCAAGATCTACGTGCAGCACCGCATCCTCGAGCGCGCGCAGGAGCTCTACGACTGGTTCGAGAAGGGCGCCATCTTCTACATCTGCGGCGACGCGTCGCGCATGGCGAAGGATGTCGACGCCGCGCTGCACGAGGTCGTGCAGAAGGCCGGCGGCAAGACGCCCGAGCAGGCGATCGAATACATCGACGCCCTCAAGAAAGCGAAGCGTTACCGCAAGGACGTGTATTGAGTTTTTTTGGACAGAATTAACGGAATTGAGGGAATGGGTTTTCTCTCCCCGCATTCCGTTAATTCCGTAAATTCTGTCTAAGTTGTGAAACACATTCATTTTCTCGGCATCTGCGGCACGGCCATGGGGGCGGTCGCCGCAGGAATGCGCGAGCGCGGATTCACCGTCACCGGACAGGACGACAACGTCTATCCACCGATGTCCACCTTCCTCGAGGAACAGGGCATCACGATCACCAGGGGATTCGCACCGGAAGACATCCCGGCCAGCGCCGATCTCGTCGTCGTCGGAAACGCGATGACGCGCGGCAAGCCCGCCGTCGAGGCCGTCCTCAATCGCAAACTCAGCTACCTCTCGCTTCCCGAGACGCTGAAGCAGTATTTTCTTCGCGGTCGCCACAACCTTGTTGTCACCGGCACGCATGGCA
This region includes:
- a CDS encoding branched-chain amino acid ABC transporter permease, coding for MKYWSHAALLAAIAASLGVSMISDQIDDYAMNILMLIGINIILAVSLNLVNGHTGQFSLGHAGFMAVGAYASSAVTMFAGPPILHAIGSGTAAISVLFLLALAVGGGAAAFTGLLVGVPSLRLRGDYLAIVTLGFGEIIRVVIQNTDAVGGPRGIGGIPAYTTFFWTYTLAALTIYVIANLVNSTYGRGFLAVRDDEIAAEAMGINTTKYKVNAFVIGAFFAGIAGGLYAHFITYITPEGFNFLKSVDVVVMVILGGMGSTFGVVLAAILLTILNEFLRQFEEYRMIIFSLLLIVMMILRPQGLLGGFRLPFRRKPRPAPET
- a CDS encoding branched-chain amino acid ABC transporter permease, with the protein product MNWENLGQQLINGLSLGSIYALIALGYTMVYGVLRFINFAHGDVFMVGAFAGLYFFKWLSPLLVGVPPILSALIILVGAMAACAALGILIEKLAYKPLRSRPRLIVLITAIGVSLFLEYTAQLVFGAAPRGFPNLVENRTFGGNGVPAVTAEQLIVLGVTLALLVGLRFIVMKTRMGLAMRALSLNPTAAALMGVNNSVVISFTFGLGSALAGAAGIFYALLYSAIDPFMGVLPGIKAFVAAVLGGIGNIPGAALGGILLGVIETLCVGYSKNIGIPPGYRDAVAFVILILILLVKPSGLLGKAEREKV
- a CDS encoding ABC transporter ATP-binding protein; amino-acid sequence: MSRLLQLDKVTIQFGGLKAVTDLDFTIDDGEMVGLIGPNGAGKTTAFNLITGVYRPTAGAISFAGHPVAGRRPYRITSRGIARTFQNIRLFGSLSVFDNVRTALNMHLRHGIAHALVRGPGFHREEEEIRAKTMELLGIFGLADLHDAPSKSLPYGDQRRLEIVRALATRPKLLLLDEPAAGMNPTEKVELMNLIRFVQEKFRIAVLLVEHDMKVVMGICQRIAVLDYGIKIAEGTPAEIKSNPKVIEAYLGKEASHA
- a CDS encoding ABC transporter substrate-binding protein, with protein sequence MKQTFVVATLLAAALLAGCKKTGPKAPANEIVVGEFAALTGGTASFGQSSHKGTQMAIDEINAAGGLLGKKVKLVTEDDQSKAGEPATVVRKMISRDGIVALLGEVASSRSLEAGPIAQQNKIPMISPASTNPKVTQVGDYIFRICFIDPFQGTVLAKFALAKGWKNVAVLTDVKQDYAVGLAEFFKKYFTANGGTIVSEQSYSSGDKDFKAQLTSIAGTNPQAILVAGYYNEAGLIASQARELGLNVPLLGGDGWDSPSLVEVAGAAMEGNFFSNHFSAEDQSPVIQEFIKRFKARYKEEPDAMAALGYDSAMILANAIKTAGTTDSKPLRDAIAATKDYPAVTGSITLDAERNANKPAVILTIKDGKFRYVETVKP
- a CDS encoding ABC transporter ATP-binding protein, translating into MLEIRDLHVHYGSIAALHGISLDVPAGKIVTLIGANGAGKSTTLRTISGLIKAKSGSIMFDGVPITNLPPHEIVARGIAQSPEGRMVFSNLTVLENLQMGAYLRRDKKNFPADLDGIFTVFPRLKERAKQSAGTLSGGEQQMLAIGRALMSRPKCLMLDEPSLGIAPILVQTIFSKIVEINRQTGLTILLVEQNANLALEISHYGYVLETGRIVLQDDCAALRANDEIRAAYLGAD
- a CDS encoding DUF309 domain-containing protein; protein product: MKKFDRMEEFVTSLHTGEATGLHPCYAGYFTCFNRGEYYEAHDVLEHLWLQCSDENELFYKGLIQLAGGFVHLRKHYEHPSHAKHGRRLPPASRLFDLAAANLAPYAPQHLHLDVDTVLGLARGTAEAIRASGCTVNPWNPDALPELRPV
- a CDS encoding PLP-dependent aminotransferase family protein, with amino-acid sequence MPGKPRFLHQSLTDKIGHMIESGTLRAGERVPSVRRTATAHGVSLTTAVRAYLELENRGLIEARPKSGFFVRNRWQDRIALPAATLPALRANAAEDKKILNLIFEAASRPDIIPLGAACPSPELLPVARLSRLLSRAARERGAEAISYAMPPGYEPLRRHIAQRSSDSGCALGPEEVIITNGCMDALNLALQAVAKPGDTVVVESPVYYGIVEQLANLGLKAVEIPTDPKTGLDLDALETELKTTRPAAVLVVSNFSNPLGSCMPDSHKERLVTLLAKREIPLIEDDIYGDLVHHGNRPRTAKSYDRKGLVLLCSSFSKTLAPGYRVGWICPGRWFEDIKRRQFASTVSATAPTQLAIDSFLTEGGYDHHLRAIRRTYASQVARVSEAVAECFPEGVRITRPEGGFVLWVEMDRRVDAVRLHRESLAENVSIVPGPIFSTARCYGNFIRLSCGFPWSRKIDQAIAILGHLVKRQMG
- a CDS encoding Nramp family divalent metal transporter, whose translation is MKRDDRAWRREAAAMSLPEVHRSIVVPSDAPFWRKMLAFAGPGFLVAVGYMDPGNWATDLAGGAQFGYTLLSVILISNLMAILLQHLCVKLGVATGRDLAQACRDHYSRPTVWLLWVLCELAIAACDLAEVIGSAIALQLLFGIPLVWGCIITCLDVLAVLYLQNKGFRYVEALVVVLIATIGTCFAAELFFAKPSLTGVMLGFVPSADILKDQSKLYVAIGILGATVMPHNLYLHSSIVQTRNFERTPQGKREAIRFATIDSSAALMFALFINAAILILAAAVFHGTEHQDVAEIQDAYHLLSPTLGVGIASTLFALALLASGQNATLTGTLAGQIVMEGFLNFRITPWLRRLVTRGIAIVPAVCVIGFYGEKHATDLLVASQVVLSMQLGFAVWPLLRFTGAKTKMGEFVNPLWIKILGWTTAFIIITLNLKLLFDFFAPEVVRRAVYGPLGIPLE
- a CDS encoding universal stress protein translates to MYRTILIPVENGPADETILAHMRSLAKLTDANLILIHVADGWAARNFQQLNLAESEEIKADRAYLERRAEELRTEGFTVEYVLAMGEPSAQIVKFVQENDVDLVAMATHGHRLLGDIIHGSTADKVRHLVSVPVLLLKAPNAA
- a CDS encoding DUF2917 domain-containing protein, with translation MSTFELPTEEGTRSWAALRHAAVARGARGLARGGLIHAEIPAGGHARCQEGCVWVTADTVSGDIILHAGESRQFARHSRVLVEALEDSRVRLGA